A single genomic interval of Mycolicibacterium holsaticum DSM 44478 = JCM 12374 harbors:
- a CDS encoding enoyl-CoA hydratase/isomerase family protein: protein MSLVTFECKDHVATITLNRPEARNAINGALRDDLNAAWNRFRDDEDAWVGILTANGDVFCAGGDLKDGQGSVGTFAGTFWEKPTINSFESGMELFKPTIAAVHGPCIGYGLTGVLFCDFVIASTEATFSFPEVSIGVPTIVGAIRLPQRVRWADAMELLLTGKPISAERAKEIGLVWKLVEPADLQAEAQAWARTLTEAAPLAQRATKEVAWRTQNMGWIESVRFGETMRKVAAATEDVAEGLLAWRERRKPKWRGR from the coding sequence ATGAGCCTCGTCACGTTTGAGTGCAAAGACCACGTCGCCACCATCACCCTGAACCGTCCCGAGGCACGCAACGCCATCAACGGTGCTCTGCGCGACGACCTGAACGCGGCATGGAACCGCTTCCGCGATGACGAGGACGCGTGGGTGGGAATTCTCACCGCCAACGGCGACGTGTTCTGCGCAGGCGGAGACCTCAAGGACGGGCAAGGCTCGGTCGGCACCTTCGCGGGCACGTTCTGGGAGAAACCGACGATCAACTCCTTCGAAAGCGGCATGGAGCTGTTCAAGCCGACGATCGCCGCCGTGCACGGGCCCTGCATCGGCTACGGGCTGACCGGGGTGCTGTTCTGTGACTTCGTGATCGCCAGCACCGAGGCCACGTTCTCGTTTCCCGAGGTGTCCATCGGTGTGCCCACCATCGTCGGCGCCATCCGGCTACCCCAGCGGGTGCGCTGGGCCGACGCGATGGAACTGCTGCTGACCGGTAAGCCGATCAGCGCCGAGCGGGCCAAGGAGATCGGGCTGGTGTGGAAGCTGGTCGAACCCGCCGACCTGCAGGCCGAGGCGCAGGCGTGGGCGCGCACCCTCACCGAGGCCGCGCCGCTGGCCCAGCGGGCCACCAAGGAGGTGGCCTGGCGGACCCAGAACATGGGCTGGATCGAGTCGGTCCGCTTCGGCGAGACCATGCGCAAGGTGGCCGCCGCCACCGAGGACGTCGCCGAGGGCCTGCTGGCGTGGCGCGAGCGGCGTAAACCCAAGTGGCGGGGCCGCTGA
- the lhgO gene encoding L-2-hydroxyglutarate oxidase: protein MTGSRIAVVGGGIVGVAVAREILRRQPDSAVTLFEKEDRLAAHQTGHNSGVVHAGLYYQPGSHKALLCRRGVTLLEEFCAERDIRRIGCGKVLVAFDGAERARLDDIASRARANGVPGVRIIGAGELRELEPHVRGVAALHSPSTSIVDFAEVTEALAADAVAGGAQILLGHRVVGMQTGRDEVIISARRGETVRDGAFDRVVVCAGLHSDRLAALVGDGANPVIVPFRGEYYALKPQRRNLVNGLVYPVPDPRYPFLGVHLTPRVDGEVLIGPNAVLALAREGYTWRTVSVRDLVDIAGTPGFWRFARRHWRTGARELYGSVNRRRFLSAARAYVPDLADSDVVAGEAGVRAQALDSDGSLVDDFRLSFRERVVIVRNAPSPAATSSLAIAEHIVTTIEKPGSR, encoded by the coding sequence ATGACAGGTTCGCGAATCGCAGTCGTGGGGGGCGGCATCGTCGGCGTCGCGGTGGCACGCGAAATCCTGCGCCGGCAGCCGGATTCGGCCGTGACGCTGTTTGAAAAGGAAGACCGGCTGGCCGCGCACCAGACCGGGCACAACTCCGGCGTCGTCCACGCCGGGCTGTACTACCAGCCCGGCTCCCACAAGGCGCTGCTGTGCCGCCGCGGTGTCACTCTGCTCGAGGAGTTCTGCGCCGAGCGTGACATCCGCCGGATCGGTTGCGGCAAGGTCCTCGTCGCGTTCGACGGCGCCGAACGCGCCCGGCTGGACGACATCGCGTCCCGGGCCCGCGCCAACGGGGTGCCGGGCGTGCGGATCATCGGTGCCGGGGAATTACGCGAACTCGAACCCCACGTCCGCGGGGTGGCCGCGCTGCACTCGCCGTCGACGTCGATCGTCGACTTCGCGGAGGTGACCGAGGCGCTGGCCGCCGACGCCGTGGCGGGCGGCGCGCAGATCCTGCTCGGGCACCGGGTCGTCGGCATGCAGACCGGACGTGACGAGGTGATCATCAGCGCGCGCCGCGGCGAAACCGTCCGGGATGGCGCCTTCGATCGTGTCGTGGTGTGCGCCGGACTGCACAGCGATCGCCTGGCTGCGCTGGTGGGTGACGGCGCCAACCCGGTGATCGTGCCGTTTCGCGGCGAGTACTACGCGCTGAAGCCGCAGCGGCGCAACCTAGTCAACGGGCTGGTGTATCCGGTGCCCGATCCCCGCTATCCGTTCCTCGGTGTGCACCTGACACCGCGGGTCGACGGCGAGGTGCTGATCGGGCCGAACGCCGTTCTGGCCCTGGCCCGGGAGGGCTACACGTGGCGCACGGTGTCGGTTCGCGACCTCGTCGACATCGCAGGCACGCCGGGCTTTTGGCGGTTCGCGCGCAGGCATTGGCGCACCGGGGCCCGGGAACTGTACGGGTCGGTGAACCGGCGCAGGTTCCTTTCCGCGGCGCGGGCCTATGTGCCCGACCTCGCCGACAGCGACGTGGTGGCCGGCGAGGCCGGAGTGCGGGCGCAGGCCCTCGACAGCGACGGCAGCCTGGTCGACGACTTCCGGCTCAGTTTCCGCGAGCGTGTCGTGATCGTGCGCAATGCGCCATCGCCTGCGGCGACGTCATCGCTGGCGATCGCCGAGCACATCGTTACGACGATCGAGAAGCCCGGTAGTAGGTGA
- the aceA gene encoding isocitrate lyase ICL2 encodes MAIIEADAAPQTPFERDVAATQKYFDSPRFDGIIRLYTAQQVVEQRGTIPADYIVAREAATAFYARLRELYAQKKSITTFGPYSPGQAVAMKRTGIEGIYLGGWATSAKGSTTEDPGPDLASYPLSQVPEEAAGLVRALLTADRNQHYLRLQMTSEQRAATPATDFRPFIIADADTGHGGDPHVRNLIRRFVEAGVPGYHIEDQRPGTKKCGHQGGKVLVPSDEQIKRLNTARFQLDVMGVPGIIVARTDAEAANLIDSRADERDQPFLLGVTNLKIPSYKSCYLAMMRRFYELDVTELNGHLLYALPEGEYEVAGAWLQHHGIADAVAEAASRHRDDPQQSLDALFDNVESQFVDAWQLDAGLMTYGEAVAELLEFRESEGEQLDMSVDEWREFATRAPLYTAREKAREVGAAVGWDCELAKTPEGYYQVRGGIPYAIAKSLAAAPFADILWMETKTADLADAREFAEAIHAEFPDQMLAYNLSPSFNWDTTGMTDDEMRAFPEELAKMGFVFNFITYGGHQVDGVASEEFATALKQDGMLALARLQRKMRLVESPYRTPQTLVGGPRSDAALAASSGRTATTKAMGKGSTQHQHLVQTEVPKKLLEEWLALWSKHYQLGEKLRVQLRPTRPGSDVLELGIFGERDGGESEKLANAIVDPIKDRHGRSILTVRDQNTFAEKLRQKRLMDIIHLWLIHRFKAEVVYYVTPTEDNIYQTEKMKSHGIFRDVYQEVGEIIVADVNQPRIEELLAPDREALQRLIRKEDQPAS; translated from the coding sequence ATGGCCATCATCGAAGCGGATGCAGCGCCGCAGACACCGTTCGAGCGCGACGTCGCCGCCACCCAGAAATACTTCGACAGCCCGCGATTCGACGGGATCATCCGGCTCTACACGGCCCAGCAGGTCGTCGAGCAGCGCGGCACGATCCCGGCGGACTACATCGTCGCGCGGGAGGCGGCGACGGCGTTCTACGCCCGGCTGCGCGAGCTGTACGCCCAGAAGAAGAGCATCACCACCTTCGGCCCGTACTCGCCCGGGCAGGCGGTGGCGATGAAGCGGACCGGTATCGAGGGGATCTACCTCGGCGGCTGGGCGACCTCGGCCAAGGGCTCCACCACCGAGGACCCGGGTCCCGACCTGGCCAGCTATCCGCTGAGCCAGGTGCCCGAGGAGGCCGCGGGGCTGGTACGGGCCCTTCTGACCGCCGACCGCAACCAGCATTACCTGCGGCTGCAGATGACCAGCGAACAACGCGCCGCGACGCCGGCGACCGACTTCCGTCCGTTCATCATCGCCGACGCCGACACCGGCCACGGCGGAGATCCGCACGTGCGCAACCTGATTCGCCGCTTCGTGGAGGCCGGCGTGCCCGGATATCACATCGAAGACCAGCGCCCGGGCACCAAGAAGTGCGGTCACCAGGGCGGCAAGGTGCTGGTGCCGTCCGACGAACAGATCAAGCGGCTCAACACCGCGCGCTTCCAACTCGACGTGATGGGTGTGCCTGGCATCATCGTGGCCCGCACGGACGCCGAGGCGGCCAACCTGATCGACAGCCGTGCCGACGAGCGGGACCAGCCGTTCCTGCTCGGTGTCACCAACCTGAAAATCCCGTCGTACAAGTCCTGCTACCTGGCGATGATGCGGCGCTTCTACGAACTGGACGTCACCGAACTCAACGGCCACCTGCTCTACGCGCTGCCCGAGGGCGAGTACGAGGTCGCGGGCGCGTGGCTGCAGCACCACGGCATCGCCGACGCGGTCGCCGAGGCGGCGTCGAGGCACCGCGACGATCCGCAGCAGTCGCTCGATGCCCTGTTCGACAACGTGGAGTCGCAGTTCGTCGACGCCTGGCAGTTGGATGCCGGGCTGATGACGTACGGCGAGGCGGTGGCCGAACTGCTCGAATTCCGGGAGAGCGAAGGCGAACAGCTCGACATGAGCGTCGACGAGTGGCGCGAGTTCGCGACGCGGGCCCCGCTGTACACCGCGCGCGAGAAGGCCCGCGAGGTCGGCGCCGCCGTGGGTTGGGACTGTGAGCTGGCCAAGACGCCGGAGGGCTACTACCAGGTCCGCGGCGGCATCCCGTATGCGATCGCCAAGTCGCTGGCGGCTGCGCCGTTCGCCGACATTCTCTGGATGGAAACCAAGACGGCCGATCTCGCCGACGCGCGGGAGTTCGCCGAGGCGATTCACGCCGAGTTCCCCGACCAGATGCTGGCCTACAACCTGTCGCCCTCGTTCAACTGGGACACCACCGGCATGACCGACGACGAAATGCGGGCCTTCCCTGAGGAACTCGCCAAGATGGGGTTCGTCTTCAACTTCATCACCTACGGCGGCCATCAGGTCGACGGGGTGGCGTCCGAGGAGTTCGCGACCGCGCTCAAACAGGACGGGATGCTGGCGCTGGCACGGCTGCAGCGCAAGATGCGGCTGGTCGAATCGCCTTACCGCACACCGCAAACGCTGGTGGGTGGGCCGCGAAGCGACGCCGCGTTGGCTGCGTCGTCGGGCCGCACCGCGACCACGAAGGCCATGGGCAAGGGCTCTACACAGCACCAGCACCTGGTGCAGACCGAGGTGCCCAAGAAGCTGCTGGAGGAATGGCTGGCGCTGTGGAGCAAGCACTACCAACTCGGCGAGAAGCTGCGCGTGCAACTGCGTCCCACCCGGCCCGGCTCCGATGTGTTGGAACTCGGTATCTTCGGCGAGCGCGACGGCGGCGAGAGCGAGAAGCTGGCGAACGCGATCGTCGACCCGATCAAGGACCGGCACGGCCGCAGCATCCTGACCGTGCGCGATCAGAACACCTTCGCCGAGAAGCTGCGCCAGAAGCGTCTGATGGACATCATCCATCTGTGGCTGATCCACCGCTTCAAGGCCGAGGTGGTCTACTACGTCACCCCGACCGAGGACAACATCTATCAAACCGAGAAGATGAAGTCCCACGGCATCTTCCGCGACGTATACCAGGAGGTCGGCGAGATCATCGTCGCCGATGTCAACCAGCCGCGCATCGAGGAACTGCTGGCCCCGGACCGCGAAGCCCTGCAACGCCTCATCCGCAAGGAGGATCAGCCGGCGAGCTGA
- a CDS encoding helix-turn-helix transcriptional regulator, translated as MSAQTRLVRHRGGVPMYRYPTGPDAAPVSVASAGPADVLERGRHIHDFPALWYVPSARLVYVVAAGEVVDPSRIERSDDGVAVFFDPAALGVDEKTSWPAWQGHPLLFPFLHTEAGGMLELRLPRDRRPVWDAAIDSIRTELTARQDGYRQATIAHLTLLLIDLARIAEDVVGHLRYRGETVLADVFAVIERRHGEPLSLRDVAREVGMTPGHLTTIVRRRTGRTVQEWITERRMAESRRLLAGTDLPIQQVARRVGFADPGYFARLFRRAHGTSPRRWRGRAADYASPPSHSP; from the coding sequence ATGTCCGCGCAGACCCGGCTGGTGCGGCACCGCGGCGGGGTGCCGATGTACCGGTATCCGACCGGGCCCGACGCGGCGCCGGTGTCGGTGGCCTCGGCCGGGCCCGCCGATGTTCTCGAGCGCGGCCGTCATATCCACGACTTTCCGGCCCTGTGGTACGTGCCGTCGGCCCGCCTCGTCTATGTCGTGGCGGCCGGTGAGGTGGTCGACCCGAGCCGGATCGAGCGCTCCGACGACGGTGTCGCGGTCTTCTTCGACCCGGCCGCGCTGGGTGTTGACGAAAAGACGTCGTGGCCGGCGTGGCAGGGGCATCCGCTGCTGTTTCCGTTTCTGCACACCGAGGCCGGCGGGATGCTCGAACTGCGGCTCCCCCGTGACCGCCGCCCGGTGTGGGACGCCGCGATCGATTCGATCCGGACGGAGCTGACGGCGCGGCAGGACGGGTACCGGCAGGCCACGATCGCCCACCTGACGCTGCTGCTGATCGACCTTGCCCGCATCGCGGAGGACGTGGTGGGCCACCTGCGCTACCGCGGCGAGACCGTGCTCGCCGACGTGTTCGCGGTGATCGAACGGCGGCACGGCGAGCCGTTGTCGCTGCGGGACGTCGCGCGCGAGGTCGGCATGACGCCGGGTCATCTCACGACGATCGTGCGCCGCCGCACCGGGCGCACCGTCCAGGAGTGGATCACCGAACGCCGGATGGCCGAGAGCCGGCGGCTGCTGGCCGGCACCGACCTGCCGATCCAGCAGGTGGCCCGCCGCGTCGGGTTCGCCGACCCGGGATATTTCGCCCGGCTGTTCCGCCGTGCGCACGGCACGTCCCCGCGCAGGTGGCGGGGTCGGGCGGCTGATTACGCATCGCCGCCGTCGCACTCGCCGTAG
- a CDS encoding DJ-1/PfpI family protein — MRIEIVVFDGFDPLDVIAPWEVFVRAAALDTSIEVALVRPDGAGPVTSAYGLQMQITETLGTPDGLLVPGGSWVDSADTGVRHEIQRGTLPRAIAELATSVRWVASVCTGALLLGAAGILRGRYATTNSAALEELSRYGAVVKHHRVVDDGTVVTAGGVTSGVDLALWLVQRELCAQTAGAVRTAIAYPVPQDVWRTPDTVTR, encoded by the coding sequence GTGCGCATCGAGATCGTGGTGTTCGACGGGTTCGATCCGCTCGACGTCATCGCGCCGTGGGAGGTGTTCGTACGGGCCGCCGCGTTGGACACCAGCATCGAGGTGGCCCTGGTGCGCCCCGACGGCGCGGGTCCGGTGACCTCGGCCTACGGCCTGCAGATGCAGATCACCGAGACGCTGGGCACACCGGATGGCCTGCTGGTGCCCGGCGGCAGCTGGGTGGACTCGGCCGATACCGGTGTGCGGCACGAGATTCAGCGCGGCACGCTGCCCCGCGCCATCGCCGAGCTGGCGACCTCGGTGCGCTGGGTGGCCTCGGTCTGCACCGGCGCGCTGCTCCTCGGCGCGGCGGGCATCCTGCGAGGCCGCTATGCGACTACCAATTCGGCTGCATTGGAGGAGCTTTCGCGCTACGGCGCGGTCGTCAAGCACCACCGCGTCGTCGATGACGGCACCGTCGTCACCGCGGGCGGGGTGACATCAGGCGTCGATCTGGCGCTGTGGCTGGTGCAACGCGAACTGTGCGCCCAGACTGCCGGTGCAGTACGGACGGCGATCGCCTACCCCGTGCCACAGGACGTATGGCGAACGCCGGACACCGTTACGCGATGA
- a CDS encoding class I SAM-dependent methyltransferase, translating into MTEHRPHIPGIGHGRHDYLPAAGHDALLPCYDLLTRALGMGRAYDALIRQAELEDGQQLLEIGCGTGNVIIRAGRRHPGIDAVGADPDPRALTRARRKAGGLAGIRFDRGYAQDLPYADGQFDRVLSSMMWHHLDDEVKPQAAAEIFRVLRPGGRLHLLDVGGPMSAGDGRAARRMLRSTHIAGNLGDGIPQLLRGAGFDCTQVDTHRQRLAGRLTYYRASRSS; encoded by the coding sequence ATGACCGAACATCGTCCACATATCCCTGGCATCGGGCACGGCCGTCACGACTATCTACCCGCGGCAGGGCATGACGCCTTGCTGCCGTGCTATGACCTGCTGACCCGAGCGCTGGGCATGGGCAGAGCTTACGACGCACTGATCCGGCAGGCTGAACTTGAGGACGGTCAGCAGTTACTTGAAATAGGCTGCGGTACAGGCAATGTCATTATCCGGGCGGGGCGCCGCCATCCAGGTATCGACGCGGTCGGCGCTGACCCCGATCCGCGTGCCCTGACCCGGGCCCGGCGCAAGGCCGGCGGTTTGGCCGGGATCCGGTTCGACCGCGGTTACGCCCAGGATCTGCCCTATGCCGACGGCCAGTTCGACAGGGTGCTGTCGTCGATGATGTGGCACCACCTCGACGACGAGGTGAAACCTCAAGCCGCAGCAGAGATTTTCCGGGTGTTGCGACCCGGCGGCCGACTGCATCTGCTCGACGTCGGCGGCCCGATGAGCGCCGGTGACGGGCGGGCGGCACGGCGGATGCTCCGCAGCACCCATATCGCGGGCAACCTCGGCGATGGGATCCCGCAGCTCTTGCGCGGCGCGGGGTTCGACTGCACCCAGGTCGACACGCACCGGCAGCGCCTGGCCGGACGGCTCACCTACTACCGGGCTTCTCGATCGTCGTAA
- the ripD gene encoding NlpC/P60 family peptidoglycan-binding protein RipD: MRRILAFVIGLALVGTVPGIATAQPTTRTAANQQAVDLVIARGLSQRGVPFSYGGGDASGPTRGSGTAENVAGLTPEGRIVGLDPVVSTVGFDASGLMVYAYAGAGVKLPRSSGAQYQVGQKVAPAQALPGDLIFYGPEGTQSVAMFLGNNQMLETADSGVTVSPVRTDNMAPYLVRIIA; this comes from the coding sequence ATGAGACGCATACTGGCTTTCGTGATCGGGCTGGCCCTGGTGGGCACAGTGCCGGGTATCGCGACTGCTCAGCCGACCACACGGACCGCAGCCAACCAGCAGGCGGTCGATCTGGTGATCGCGCGCGGGCTCTCGCAACGCGGTGTGCCGTTCTCCTACGGCGGCGGTGACGCGTCCGGCCCGACCAGGGGCAGCGGAACCGCCGAGAACGTCGCCGGGCTGACTCCGGAAGGTCGCATCGTCGGATTGGACCCCGTCGTGAGCACCGTCGGTTTCGACGCATCCGGGTTGATGGTCTATGCGTACGCCGGGGCCGGGGTCAAGTTGCCCCGCTCGTCGGGTGCGCAGTACCAGGTCGGCCAGAAGGTGGCACCGGCACAAGCCCTTCCCGGCGATCTGATCTTCTACGGCCCGGAAGGCACCCAGAGCGTGGCGATGTTCCTGGGCAACAACCAGATGCTGGAAACCGCCGACTCGGGGGTCACCGTTTCCCCGGTGCGCACCGACAACATGGCGCCGTATCTGGTCCGCATCATCGCGTAA
- a CDS encoding class I adenylate-forming enzyme family protein, with translation MTLPQPTVPALLHRSAREFGQHLYLVTPTDRLTYEHAEQRSARIARWLLAAGAGKGTRIGLFFPNSVEWVIWWLAVSRIGALAVPLSTLYTPAEMAKVSRLADIALLVAPDRVLGTDVAERFETAWPQLSDQAGGRLALSAAPYLRRIVFTADPGRVWATRLRDDDGDHGVSAEVLAAAEAEVSPADLAVMVHTSGSTADPKGVLHTHGALVRQTSTWHSAVRMVTKSEGTPRILSAMPFFWIGGLLAVTGALHEPVTVIAMPRLDAGTALDLVERERATGVVGWPAFTQKLRDHPTFASRDLSSAPMLRDGPLDVAMVDVPDGYPVHRTMSETAGGFVFTDMRIVDDTGAPVPDGDVGELLVRGIGVMAGYNKRERWETFDEDGWYHTGDRVYRRSGDPRLFYVGRTTELIKSAGANVSPLEVEAVIEKFDDVAQCLVLGVDDAVRGEQVCAVVVPADTDAGVDVAALAERTRAQLSGYKVPTRWAVVTSDQIPTLASGKFDRKTLRARITEGAL, from the coding sequence GTGACGCTTCCGCAACCGACCGTTCCAGCGCTTCTGCACCGCAGCGCGCGTGAGTTCGGCCAGCACCTCTACCTGGTCACCCCGACCGACCGGCTGACCTACGAGCACGCCGAACAGCGTTCGGCGCGCATCGCCCGGTGGCTGCTCGCCGCGGGGGCCGGCAAGGGCACCCGCATCGGGTTGTTCTTCCCCAACAGCGTCGAATGGGTCATCTGGTGGCTGGCGGTGTCGCGCATCGGTGCGCTGGCCGTACCGCTGAGCACGCTGTACACCCCGGCCGAAATGGCCAAGGTGAGCAGGCTCGCCGACATCGCGCTGCTGGTCGCACCCGATCGGGTGCTCGGCACCGACGTCGCCGAGCGTTTCGAAACGGCATGGCCGCAGCTGTCCGATCAGGCGGGCGGGCGGCTCGCGTTGAGCGCCGCACCGTACCTGCGCCGCATCGTGTTCACCGCCGATCCGGGCCGGGTCTGGGCGACGCGCCTCCGCGACGACGACGGTGACCACGGCGTGTCCGCCGAGGTGCTCGCCGCCGCCGAGGCCGAGGTGTCTCCCGCCGATCTCGCCGTCATGGTGCACACCTCGGGTTCAACGGCCGACCCGAAAGGTGTGCTGCACACCCACGGCGCGCTGGTCCGTCAAACCTCGACCTGGCACAGCGCGGTCCGGATGGTGACGAAATCCGAAGGGACACCGCGAATTCTGTCGGCCATGCCGTTCTTCTGGATCGGTGGGCTGCTCGCTGTCACCGGGGCGCTGCATGAACCCGTCACGGTGATCGCCATGCCGCGCCTGGACGCCGGCACCGCGCTGGACCTCGTCGAGCGTGAGCGGGCCACCGGGGTGGTGGGCTGGCCCGCGTTCACCCAGAAGCTGCGCGACCACCCGACGTTCGCCAGCCGTGACCTGTCCAGCGCACCGATGCTGCGCGACGGCCCGCTGGACGTCGCGATGGTCGACGTGCCCGACGGATATCCCGTGCACCGCACCATGTCTGAAACCGCAGGCGGTTTCGTCTTCACCGATATGCGCATCGTCGACGACACCGGCGCGCCGGTCCCCGACGGCGACGTCGGCGAATTGCTGGTCCGCGGAATCGGTGTCATGGCCGGCTACAACAAGCGCGAGCGCTGGGAGACGTTCGACGAAGACGGCTGGTATCACACCGGTGACCGCGTGTACCGCCGTAGCGGTGACCCGCGCCTGTTCTACGTCGGACGCACCACCGAACTCATCAAGTCCGCGGGTGCGAACGTCTCACCGCTGGAAGTCGAGGCCGTCATCGAAAAGTTCGACGACGTCGCGCAGTGCCTTGTGCTCGGCGTCGACGACGCGGTGCGCGGTGAGCAGGTATGCGCCGTCGTCGTGCCCGCCGACACTGACGCCGGCGTCGACGTGGCGGCCCTGGCCGAACGCACCCGCGCACAGCTGTCCGGCTACAAGGTGCCGACCCGCTGGGCCGTGGTCACCAGCGACCAGATCCCCACCCTGGCGAGCGGCAAGTTCGACCGAAAAACGTTGCGCGCCCGGATCACCGAGGGTGCGCTGTGA
- a CDS encoding acyl-CoA dehydrogenase family protein, giving the protein MTSTVDTADRVTGLARGMRELVAAEAAESERTRTLTPAIVDAMWQSGLMSAFNPVAAGGVEPSFAEMIETWIEMAWQDGSFGWIGIANLPSSFAAATYLPDEGFAEVFTANDNRVTLGGQFFPNGQGQAVDGGYRLSGSWSFGSGTGHAEYVAAGFLPMDDGEVRWASEGVPDMQVAVVPRDQISFNDGWHVQGLKGTGSYDYSAEDVYVPECRTFPLFTREPRRGASPATRMGLMGVTAAGHASWALGVAKSMLDDVEELAATKFRMSDMASLASRPTFQKGLAHHVAAWRAARLLVLHAFGEAESAVAAGQELTPALRADMRVAAVYATDLARQCAEWAHLVAGTSAIREGTRLERAFRDMYTGTQHAFISEKVAIDAAQIWLGVIDDQFGL; this is encoded by the coding sequence ATGACGTCAACAGTGGACACGGCTGATCGAGTGACCGGTTTGGCCCGCGGGATGCGCGAGCTGGTCGCGGCAGAGGCAGCCGAGTCCGAGCGCACACGTACCCTCACGCCCGCGATCGTCGACGCGATGTGGCAGAGCGGGTTGATGTCGGCGTTCAATCCCGTCGCGGCGGGGGGAGTCGAACCGTCGTTCGCGGAGATGATCGAAACGTGGATCGAGATGGCTTGGCAGGATGGTTCTTTCGGGTGGATCGGCATCGCGAACCTGCCGTCGTCGTTCGCCGCCGCCACCTACCTGCCCGACGAGGGATTCGCCGAGGTGTTCACCGCCAACGACAACCGGGTCACCCTGGGCGGGCAGTTCTTTCCCAACGGACAGGGTCAGGCCGTCGACGGCGGCTACCGGTTGAGCGGATCGTGGAGCTTCGGCTCGGGAACCGGTCACGCCGAGTACGTCGCGGCGGGCTTTCTGCCGATGGACGACGGCGAGGTGCGCTGGGCCAGCGAAGGGGTGCCCGATATGCAGGTGGCAGTGGTGCCCCGAGACCAGATCAGCTTCAACGACGGCTGGCATGTGCAGGGGCTCAAGGGAACCGGCAGCTACGACTACAGCGCCGAAGATGTGTACGTTCCGGAGTGCCGCACGTTTCCGCTGTTCACCCGGGAACCCCGCAGAGGCGCGTCGCCTGCGACGCGTATGGGCTTGATGGGGGTGACCGCGGCCGGTCACGCGTCGTGGGCGCTCGGGGTCGCCAAGAGCATGCTCGACGACGTCGAAGAGCTCGCGGCCACCAAGTTCCGGATGAGCGATATGGCCTCGCTGGCCAGCCGTCCGACGTTTCAGAAGGGTCTCGCACACCACGTCGCGGCGTGGCGTGCGGCCCGCCTTCTGGTGCTGCACGCATTCGGGGAGGCCGAATCCGCCGTCGCCGCGGGTCAGGAGCTCACCCCGGCCCTGCGCGCCGATATGCGGGTGGCCGCCGTCTACGCCACCGACCTCGCCCGTCAATGTGCCGAATGGGCCCACCTGGTCGCCGGTACCAGCGCGATTCGCGAGGGCACGCGCCTGGAACGGGCGTTCCGCGACATGTACACCGGCACCCAGCACGCCTTCATCAGCGAGAAGGTCGCCATCGACGCGGCACAGATCTGGCTCGGCGTCATCGACGACCAGTTCGGCCTGTAG
- a CDS encoding haloalkane dehalogenase has product MSVLRTPDERFAALAGFAFEPNYVEVQARGIAPVRMHYVDAGPRDAPVVLLLHGQPTWSYLYRHVIGVLCDAGLRVVAPDNIGFGRSDKLSEATDFTFARHVEWMHSAVTGLDLRDITLVVQDWGGPIGLSVLAREPGRFARVLATNTILHTCDPALAGKLAWPHHGVGDDRVVLQETLLDYVLFYARSPDIVPSFFLDAVAGPLSPDVLAAYDAPFPDRSFTAGLRQLTALIPLTRNDPGAAIGRATMTALRDWQRPFLTAYSDGDLATRGWERVFAEQVPGARGQPHTTVIGAGHFIQEQRGEELGRIIADFVARTA; this is encoded by the coding sequence GTGAGCGTGCTGCGGACACCCGACGAACGCTTCGCCGCGCTGGCCGGTTTCGCGTTCGAGCCGAACTACGTCGAGGTGCAGGCGCGGGGCATCGCGCCGGTGCGGATGCACTATGTCGATGCAGGCCCCCGGGATGCGCCCGTCGTCCTGTTGCTGCACGGCCAACCGACCTGGTCCTACCTGTACCGTCACGTCATCGGCGTGCTCTGCGATGCGGGTCTGCGCGTCGTCGCGCCCGACAACATCGGGTTCGGTCGGTCCGACAAGTTATCTGAGGCAACGGATTTCACCTTCGCCCGTCACGTCGAGTGGATGCACTCGGCGGTCACCGGCCTGGACCTGCGGGACATCACCCTCGTCGTGCAGGACTGGGGCGGCCCGATCGGGCTGAGCGTGCTGGCACGTGAGCCGGGCCGGTTCGCCCGCGTGCTGGCGACCAACACCATCCTGCACACCTGCGATCCGGCGCTGGCAGGCAAGCTCGCCTGGCCGCACCACGGGGTCGGCGACGACCGGGTCGTCCTGCAGGAGACCCTCCTCGACTACGTGCTGTTCTATGCGCGATCTCCCGATATCGTGCCGAGCTTCTTCCTCGACGCGGTGGCCGGGCCGCTGAGTCCCGACGTGCTGGCGGCCTACGACGCCCCGTTCCCCGATCGCTCGTTCACCGCCGGGCTGCGCCAGCTGACCGCGCTGATCCCGTTGACCCGCAACGATCCCGGCGCCGCGATCGGCCGGGCCACGATGACCGCGCTACGCGATTGGCAGCGGCCGTTTCTCACCGCCTACTCCGACGGCGACCTCGCGACCCGTGGCTGGGAGCGGGTCTTTGCCGAACAGGTGCCCGGCGCCCGGGGTCAACCCCACACGACGGTGATCGGCGCCGGGCACTTCATCCAGGAACAGCGCGGCGAGGAACTCGGCCGCATCATCGCCGACTTCGTCGCGCGCACCGCCTGA